Proteins co-encoded in one Medicago truncatula cultivar Jemalong A17 chromosome 8, MtrunA17r5.0-ANR, whole genome shotgun sequence genomic window:
- the LOC25502268 gene encoding putative E3 ubiquitin-protein ligase LIN-1 isoform X1: MNTTRTQILRYTTAFITGVIHQSQLRRHLIETLHRETPITNQVTLKQLNLASEALESAVSNSSSAIRSSSLSLAEKLLLPLPEYPLSSFLLSLIQTLRNHAEESAIILLRIFHSNPSLARSEIAPSLYEHLFCFHLFPVFRWFDEQRTRILPSASETPSRDGDTGDYSVSNDLFMPYAKLLSSVSSDQALKLKELEKEYEEVLDENCRVLAVYFKEVLVNKDEDSTISPPLLILKNAAGSGSNDRGGLHRKEEMKMPQLENGRYNPMWSERDTSVEFLSSSSSSISSLALLYPQRVSPRVLHPLKSSKYWTTPAYLNSAPETQFSLDENLLCSSSDSEAENEEKDKNVALLEPRQSQSQNKEQIQTIFKESRGSPDYPMADYENTPPHGSGKQTPPKDFVCPITSNIFDDPVTLETGQTYERKAIEEWFNRENITCPITRQKLQNTKLPKTNYVLKRLVASWKEHNPSSVPPTCECPYKDSESVVKTEIPSTSPNSVITQATVDGMIGELRCAINNLYMSEILQESEMAALQIEKLWRGGNLGVDIHSMLSKPPIINGFVEILFNSVEPQVLQAAVFLLAEMGSRDNSVIQTLTRVDTDVECIMALFKKGLTEAVVLLYVLNPSTVTLTEMAVVESLIAVFNKKEEDLVNMCLNPKTAAVLLLGQIIGSSDEIIASSIVKTLFSEKALGAIVGSLGAEWAEERIVAVEILLRCMQEDGTCRNTIADKAELSSIMESFIHANDAERFKIVEFFSELIKLNRRTFNERILHIIKEEGPFSTMHTLLIHLQTALQDQCPVMAGLLLQLDLLVEPRNMSIYREEAIDSLISCLRNSDFPTTQLAAADTIMSLQGRFSFSGKPLIREVLLKRAGIDKGPRSDVQVDHMSNFFSEIEITAEEERAADDWERKIASVLVSHEFGILFEALADGMKSRIPELRSACFISATWLIYMLTTLPDTGIQGAARVCLLKPFVNKLNSAKDIEHRILSMLALNSFLHFSDGLRDLTASYAKDILKGLRELKRFSPLASEMLKVLVDENEPKTDIWRHKEIIQVDCRGNGDVLSVICFKDKIISGHTDGSIKVWTLKDNELLLLQEIQEHTKAVTNLTISEPGDRLYSGSLDRTAKIWSIGKAAIHCEQVHDMKDQIHNLVVTNSTTCFIPQGAGVKVQSMNGESKLLNSNKYVKCLAHAHGRLYCGCHDSSVQEIHLATGTISNIQSGSKRLLGKAYPIHALQVHGELIYAAGSSLDGTAIKIWNNSNYSMVGSLQTGSEVRAMAVSSELIYLGCKGGVVEIWDKKHIKVGTLQLGTNCKVNCMALDSNEQILVIGTSDGQIQAWEMN; the protein is encoded by the exons ATGAACACAACACGAACTCAAATCCTCCGTTACACTACCGCATTCATCACCGGCGTTATTCATCAATCACAACTCCGTCGCCACCTCATTGAAACTCTCCACCGAGAAACTCCAATCACCAATCAAGTAACCTTAAAACAACTCAACCTCGCCTCAGAAGCTCTCGAAAGCGCCGTTTCCAACTCCAGCTCCGCCATTCGCTCTTCCTCTCTCTCCCTCGCGGAGAAACTTCTCCTTCCTCTCCCTGAGTATCCTCTTTCCTCCTTCCTCCTCTCCCTCATTCAAACCCTCCGTAACCACGCCGAAGAATCTGCCATCATTCTCCTCAGAATCTTTCATTCCAATCCTTCACTCGCTCGATCTGAAATAGCACCGTCTCTCTACgagcatcttttttgttttcatctCTTCCCTGTTTTCCGATGGTTCGATGAACAGAGAACACGGATTTTGCCATCCGCTTCTGAAACTCCGAGCCGCGACGGAGACACCGGTGACTACTCTGTTTCCAACGATTTGTTTATGCCTTATGCAAAGTTGTTATCGAGTGTGAGCAGTGATCAAGCGTTAAAGCTGAAGGAGTTGGAGAAGGAGTACGAAGAGGTTTTGGATGAGAATTGCAGGGTTCTTGCTGTGTATTTTAAAGAGGTTTTGGTGAATAAAGATGAAGATTCGACGATTAGTCCACCGTTGTTGATCTTGAAGAACGCTGCAGGAAGTGGCAGCAACGACCGTGGTGGATTGCATAGAAAGGAGGAAATGAAAATGCCTCAGTTGGAGAACGGACGGTATAAT CCAATGTGGTCCGAAAGGGATACATCAGTTGAATTTTTGAGCAGCAGTTCGAGCAGCATATCCTCCCTCGCGCTGTTATATCCTCAAAGAGTCTCTCCAAGAGTCCTCCATCCCCTAAAATCTTCAAAATATTGGACAACACCAGCCTATTTAAACTCAGCCCCTGAAACTCAATTTTCTTTAGATGAGAATTTACTTTGTTCTTCTTCGGATTCTGAAGCTGAAAATGAG gaaaaagacaaaaatgtaGCATTGTTGGAGCCTCGACAAAGCCAAAGCCAAAACAAGGAACAAATTCAAACCATCTTCAAAGAATCCAGGGG CTCCCCAGATTATCCAATGGCAGACTATGAAAACACGCCGCCACATGGAAGTGGGAAACAAACACCTCCTAAAGACTTCGTCTGTCCAATAACCAGTAACATATTTGATGATCCAGTGACTCTTGAGACTGGTCAGACATATGAACGTAAAGCTATTGAGGAATGGTTTAATAGAGAGAACATAACTTGTCCTATCACTCGCCAGAAGCTACAAAACACCAAGCTACCAAAGACAAATTATGTGCTCAAAAGACTAGTTGCTAGCTGGAAAGAACACAACCCCAGTTCAGTCCCGCCTACATGTGAGTGTCCATACAAAGATAGCGAGTCAGTAGTGAAGACAGAAATACCTTCAACTTCTCCTAATAGTGTCATAACACAGGCCACTGTTGATGGGATGATTGGCGAGTTACGCTGTGCAATCAATAACCTGTACATGTCAGAGATTCTCCAGGAATCTGAAATGGCGGCTCTTCAAATAGAGAAATTGTGGAGAGGAGGGAATCTGGGAGTGGATATCCACAGCATGCTATCAAAACCTCCAATTATTAATGGGTTTGTGGAGATACTTTTCAATTCTGTTGAACCCCAGGTTCTTCAGGCAGCAGTTTTCCTTCTGGCTGAGATGGGATCTAGAGACAATTCTGTTATTCAGACTCTAACACGCGTGGATACCGACGTTGAATGTATAATGGCTCTTTTCAAGAAAGGGTTGACAGAAGCTGTTGTGCTATTGTATGTCCTAAACCCATCCACTGTGACTCTTACTGAGATGGCCGTAGTAGAGTCCCTCATAGCCGTTTTCAATAAGAAAGAGGAAGACTTGGTTAACATGTGTTTAAATCCCAAAACAGCTGCAGTTCTTCTACTTGGACAGATTATTGGAAGCAGTGATGAGATAATTGCATCTTCGATTGTCAAGACTTTGTTCTCTGAAAAAGCACTTGGAGCTATTGTTGGCAGTTTAGGAGCTGAATGGGCAGAGGAGAGGATTGTTGCAGTGGAGATCTTATTAAGATGCATGCAAGAGGATGGGACTTGTAGGAACACCATTGCTGACAAAGCAGAGCTCTCTTCTATTATGGAGAGCTTCATCCATGCAAATGATGCAGAACGTTTCAagattgttgaatttttttctgaGTTGATCAAGCTAAATAG GAGAACATTCAATGAAAGAATCCTCCATATTATAAAGGAAGAAGGGCCTTTTAGTACAATGCATACTCTTCTTATTCATTTGCAAACAGCCCTTCAAGATCAATGTCCAGTCATGGCCGGTCTCTTACTCCAACTTGATCTTCTG GTTGAACCAAGAAATATGAGCATATACCGTGAAGAGGCAATAGACAGTCTTATTTCATGCCTGAGGAACTCAGATTTCCCTACTACCCAGTTAGCAGCTGCTGATACAATTATGTCACTGCAAGGGAGGTTCAGCTTCTCTGGAAAGCCTCTTATTAGAGAAGTCCTTCTTAAACGGGCCGGTATTGACAAAGGTCCCAGAAGTGATGTGCAGGTGGATCATATGAGCAACTTCTTCTCAGAAATCGAAATAACTGCA GAAGAAGAGAGAGCAGCAGATGATTGGGAAAGAAAAATTGCATCTGTTCTAGTTAGCCACGAGTTTGGTATACTTTTTGAAGCTTTGGCAGATGGCATGAAGAGTAGAATTCCAGAGCTACGTTCAGCATGCTTTATATCAGCTACGTGGCTCATATACATGCTGACCACTCTACCAGATACAGGGATACAAGGAGCAGCCCGTGTCTGTTTGCTAAAGCCGTtcgtaaataaattaaattctgCTAAGGATATAGAACACAGAATCCTTTCTATGCTTGCTCTTAATAGCTTTCTTCATTTCTCTG ATGGCTTACGTGATCTAACTGCTTCCTACGCTAAGGATATCTTAAAAGGTTTGAGAGAGCTAAAGAGATTCTCTCCCTTGGCATCTGAAATGCTGAAAGTTCTGGTTGATGAGAATGAGCCTAAAACA GATATTTGGAGACATAAAGAGATAATCCAAGTAGATTGCAGAGGGAATGGAGACGTGCTGTCTGTCATTTGCTTCAAGGATAAAATTATTTCAGGCCATACCGATGGCAGCATCAAG GTCTGGACATTAAAGGATAACGAATTACTTCTGTTGCAAGAGATCCAAGAACATACCAAGGCTGTGACAAACTTGACGATTTCAGAACCTGGTGACAGACTTTACAGTGGTTCACTTGACCGAACTGCAAAA ATCTGGTCTATTGGAAAGGCAGCAATACATTGTGAGCAGGTGCATGATATGAAGGACCAGATTCATAATTTAGTTGTAACCAATAGCACAACTTGTTTCATTCCGCAGGGGGCTGGTGTCAAG GTTCAGTCAATGAATGGAGAATCCAAGTtgttaaattcaaataaatacgTGAAGTGCTTGGCTCATGCTCATGGAAGATTATACTGTGGATGCCACGACAGTAGTGTTCAG GAGATACATTTGGCCACTGGAACTATCAGTAATATTCAAAGTGGTTCTAAAAGATTACTTGGGAAAGCATATCCTATTCATGCACTGCAAGTTCATGGTGAACTTATATATGCAGCTGGCTCTTCCTTGGATGGAACTGCTATAAAG ATATGGAATAATTCCAATTACAGCATGGTTGGATCACTGCAAACTGGATCAGAAGTGCGGGCTATGGCAGTGAGTTCAGAATTAATTTATTTGGGGTGCAAGGGAGGTGTTGTAGAAATTTGGGATAAGAAACACATTAAAGTTGGCACGTTACAGTTGGGTACAAATTGTAAGGTTAATTGCATGGCTCTAGACAGCAATGAACAAATTTTGGTGATTGGAACTTCAGATGGACAAATTCAG GCTTGGGAAATGAATTAA
- the LOC25502268 gene encoding putative E3 ubiquitin-protein ligase LIN-1 isoform X2, translated as MWSERDTSVEFLSSSSSSISSLALLYPQRVSPRVLHPLKSSKYWTTPAYLNSAPETQFSLDENLLCSSSDSEAENEEKDKNVALLEPRQSQSQNKEQIQTIFKESRGSPDYPMADYENTPPHGSGKQTPPKDFVCPITSNIFDDPVTLETGQTYERKAIEEWFNRENITCPITRQKLQNTKLPKTNYVLKRLVASWKEHNPSSVPPTCECPYKDSESVVKTEIPSTSPNSVITQATVDGMIGELRCAINNLYMSEILQESEMAALQIEKLWRGGNLGVDIHSMLSKPPIINGFVEILFNSVEPQVLQAAVFLLAEMGSRDNSVIQTLTRVDTDVECIMALFKKGLTEAVVLLYVLNPSTVTLTEMAVVESLIAVFNKKEEDLVNMCLNPKTAAVLLLGQIIGSSDEIIASSIVKTLFSEKALGAIVGSLGAEWAEERIVAVEILLRCMQEDGTCRNTIADKAELSSIMESFIHANDAERFKIVEFFSELIKLNRRTFNERILHIIKEEGPFSTMHTLLIHLQTALQDQCPVMAGLLLQLDLLVEPRNMSIYREEAIDSLISCLRNSDFPTTQLAAADTIMSLQGRFSFSGKPLIREVLLKRAGIDKGPRSDVQVDHMSNFFSEIEITAEEERAADDWERKIASVLVSHEFGILFEALADGMKSRIPELRSACFISATWLIYMLTTLPDTGIQGAARVCLLKPFVNKLNSAKDIEHRILSMLALNSFLHFSDGLRDLTASYAKDILKGLRELKRFSPLASEMLKVLVDENEPKTDIWRHKEIIQVDCRGNGDVLSVICFKDKIISGHTDGSIKVWTLKDNELLLLQEIQEHTKAVTNLTISEPGDRLYSGSLDRTAKIWSIGKAAIHCEQVHDMKDQIHNLVVTNSTTCFIPQGAGVKVQSMNGESKLLNSNKYVKCLAHAHGRLYCGCHDSSVQEIHLATGTISNIQSGSKRLLGKAYPIHALQVHGELIYAAGSSLDGTAIKIWNNSNYSMVGSLQTGSEVRAMAVSSELIYLGCKGGVVEIWDKKHIKVGTLQLGTNCKVNCMALDSNEQILVIGTSDGQIQAWEMN; from the exons ATGTGGTCCGAAAGGGATACATCAGTTGAATTTTTGAGCAGCAGTTCGAGCAGCATATCCTCCCTCGCGCTGTTATATCCTCAAAGAGTCTCTCCAAGAGTCCTCCATCCCCTAAAATCTTCAAAATATTGGACAACACCAGCCTATTTAAACTCAGCCCCTGAAACTCAATTTTCTTTAGATGAGAATTTACTTTGTTCTTCTTCGGATTCTGAAGCTGAAAATGAG gaaaaagacaaaaatgtaGCATTGTTGGAGCCTCGACAAAGCCAAAGCCAAAACAAGGAACAAATTCAAACCATCTTCAAAGAATCCAGGGG CTCCCCAGATTATCCAATGGCAGACTATGAAAACACGCCGCCACATGGAAGTGGGAAACAAACACCTCCTAAAGACTTCGTCTGTCCAATAACCAGTAACATATTTGATGATCCAGTGACTCTTGAGACTGGTCAGACATATGAACGTAAAGCTATTGAGGAATGGTTTAATAGAGAGAACATAACTTGTCCTATCACTCGCCAGAAGCTACAAAACACCAAGCTACCAAAGACAAATTATGTGCTCAAAAGACTAGTTGCTAGCTGGAAAGAACACAACCCCAGTTCAGTCCCGCCTACATGTGAGTGTCCATACAAAGATAGCGAGTCAGTAGTGAAGACAGAAATACCTTCAACTTCTCCTAATAGTGTCATAACACAGGCCACTGTTGATGGGATGATTGGCGAGTTACGCTGTGCAATCAATAACCTGTACATGTCAGAGATTCTCCAGGAATCTGAAATGGCGGCTCTTCAAATAGAGAAATTGTGGAGAGGAGGGAATCTGGGAGTGGATATCCACAGCATGCTATCAAAACCTCCAATTATTAATGGGTTTGTGGAGATACTTTTCAATTCTGTTGAACCCCAGGTTCTTCAGGCAGCAGTTTTCCTTCTGGCTGAGATGGGATCTAGAGACAATTCTGTTATTCAGACTCTAACACGCGTGGATACCGACGTTGAATGTATAATGGCTCTTTTCAAGAAAGGGTTGACAGAAGCTGTTGTGCTATTGTATGTCCTAAACCCATCCACTGTGACTCTTACTGAGATGGCCGTAGTAGAGTCCCTCATAGCCGTTTTCAATAAGAAAGAGGAAGACTTGGTTAACATGTGTTTAAATCCCAAAACAGCTGCAGTTCTTCTACTTGGACAGATTATTGGAAGCAGTGATGAGATAATTGCATCTTCGATTGTCAAGACTTTGTTCTCTGAAAAAGCACTTGGAGCTATTGTTGGCAGTTTAGGAGCTGAATGGGCAGAGGAGAGGATTGTTGCAGTGGAGATCTTATTAAGATGCATGCAAGAGGATGGGACTTGTAGGAACACCATTGCTGACAAAGCAGAGCTCTCTTCTATTATGGAGAGCTTCATCCATGCAAATGATGCAGAACGTTTCAagattgttgaatttttttctgaGTTGATCAAGCTAAATAG GAGAACATTCAATGAAAGAATCCTCCATATTATAAAGGAAGAAGGGCCTTTTAGTACAATGCATACTCTTCTTATTCATTTGCAAACAGCCCTTCAAGATCAATGTCCAGTCATGGCCGGTCTCTTACTCCAACTTGATCTTCTG GTTGAACCAAGAAATATGAGCATATACCGTGAAGAGGCAATAGACAGTCTTATTTCATGCCTGAGGAACTCAGATTTCCCTACTACCCAGTTAGCAGCTGCTGATACAATTATGTCACTGCAAGGGAGGTTCAGCTTCTCTGGAAAGCCTCTTATTAGAGAAGTCCTTCTTAAACGGGCCGGTATTGACAAAGGTCCCAGAAGTGATGTGCAGGTGGATCATATGAGCAACTTCTTCTCAGAAATCGAAATAACTGCA GAAGAAGAGAGAGCAGCAGATGATTGGGAAAGAAAAATTGCATCTGTTCTAGTTAGCCACGAGTTTGGTATACTTTTTGAAGCTTTGGCAGATGGCATGAAGAGTAGAATTCCAGAGCTACGTTCAGCATGCTTTATATCAGCTACGTGGCTCATATACATGCTGACCACTCTACCAGATACAGGGATACAAGGAGCAGCCCGTGTCTGTTTGCTAAAGCCGTtcgtaaataaattaaattctgCTAAGGATATAGAACACAGAATCCTTTCTATGCTTGCTCTTAATAGCTTTCTTCATTTCTCTG ATGGCTTACGTGATCTAACTGCTTCCTACGCTAAGGATATCTTAAAAGGTTTGAGAGAGCTAAAGAGATTCTCTCCCTTGGCATCTGAAATGCTGAAAGTTCTGGTTGATGAGAATGAGCCTAAAACA GATATTTGGAGACATAAAGAGATAATCCAAGTAGATTGCAGAGGGAATGGAGACGTGCTGTCTGTCATTTGCTTCAAGGATAAAATTATTTCAGGCCATACCGATGGCAGCATCAAG GTCTGGACATTAAAGGATAACGAATTACTTCTGTTGCAAGAGATCCAAGAACATACCAAGGCTGTGACAAACTTGACGATTTCAGAACCTGGTGACAGACTTTACAGTGGTTCACTTGACCGAACTGCAAAA ATCTGGTCTATTGGAAAGGCAGCAATACATTGTGAGCAGGTGCATGATATGAAGGACCAGATTCATAATTTAGTTGTAACCAATAGCACAACTTGTTTCATTCCGCAGGGGGCTGGTGTCAAG GTTCAGTCAATGAATGGAGAATCCAAGTtgttaaattcaaataaatacgTGAAGTGCTTGGCTCATGCTCATGGAAGATTATACTGTGGATGCCACGACAGTAGTGTTCAG GAGATACATTTGGCCACTGGAACTATCAGTAATATTCAAAGTGGTTCTAAAAGATTACTTGGGAAAGCATATCCTATTCATGCACTGCAAGTTCATGGTGAACTTATATATGCAGCTGGCTCTTCCTTGGATGGAACTGCTATAAAG ATATGGAATAATTCCAATTACAGCATGGTTGGATCACTGCAAACTGGATCAGAAGTGCGGGCTATGGCAGTGAGTTCAGAATTAATTTATTTGGGGTGCAAGGGAGGTGTTGTAGAAATTTGGGATAAGAAACACATTAAAGTTGGCACGTTACAGTTGGGTACAAATTGTAAGGTTAATTGCATGGCTCTAGACAGCAATGAACAAATTTTGGTGATTGGAACTTCAGATGGACAAATTCAG GCTTGGGAAATGAATTAA